The Candidatus Deferrimicrobiaceae bacterium genome includes a window with the following:
- a CDS encoding LysM domain-containing protein, giving the protein MRCSVLAILCAIFFLPVAVSAQESPPAASATQYPEGLVHTVVQGDTLWDLSAKYLGSAWLWPELWERNRFLTNPHYIYPGISVTVFPPPPREYVWEIREPAPAPQAEPAVTAAPPSLAVTPPFGKESQRPTLSITPDEFVRAGEFTPERPKGIGSIRSGEQAKLAFSEGDKVFLALDKEIPAGQILGVYRVRGPVRSRTARPVSGYVQYLVGILQVSEKMNGHVTAVVRKSFEDLGREDLIREEIPSYSPVFPQEGAGGLEAFVITGQTAKVELATGDIVFLDRGKDAGVAVGDVFRLYDGKDGATWGGWLGVANVRVPVGKAVVVRVLPGSATAYVTSSNQSFPAGAVAWRGSAGSR; this is encoded by the coding sequence GTGAGATGTTCGGTTCTGGCAATCCTTTGCGCGATCTTTTTCCTCCCGGTGGCGGTTTCCGCTCAGGAGAGTCCGCCTGCGGCGAGCGCGACGCAATATCCGGAGGGGCTCGTTCACACCGTGGTCCAGGGGGACACCCTCTGGGATCTCTCCGCGAAATATCTCGGGTCCGCATGGCTCTGGCCCGAGCTCTGGGAGCGCAACCGGTTCCTCACGAACCCCCACTACATCTACCCCGGGATCAGCGTCACGGTCTTCCCCCCTCCCCCCCGCGAGTATGTCTGGGAGATTCGGGAACCTGCCCCCGCCCCGCAGGCGGAGCCTGCCGTGACGGCGGCTCCTCCTTCCCTGGCGGTCACCCCGCCGTTCGGCAAGGAGTCGCAGAGGCCGACGCTTTCGATCACCCCGGACGAGTTCGTGCGCGCCGGGGAGTTCACGCCGGAGCGCCCGAAGGGGATCGGATCGATCCGGAGCGGAGAGCAGGCCAAGCTCGCGTTTTCGGAGGGGGACAAGGTGTTTCTCGCCCTCGACAAGGAGATCCCCGCCGGTCAGATTCTCGGGGTGTACCGCGTCCGTGGACCGGTCCGATCCCGTACGGCGCGGCCGGTTTCCGGATATGTCCAATACCTGGTGGGCATCCTGCAGGTGTCGGAAAAGATGAACGGGCATGTGACGGCCGTGGTCCGCAAGTCGTTCGAGGACCTGGGACGTGAGGACCTGATCCGCGAGGAGATCCCTTCGTACTCGCCTGTGTTCCCGCAGGAGGGGGCGGGCGGACTCGAGGCCTTCGTCATCACCGGACAGACGGCCAAGGTGGAACTGGCGACGGGCGACATCGTCTTTCTCGACCGGGGGAAGGACGCCGGCGTGGCCGTCGGCGACGTCTTCCGCCTCTACGACGGGAAAGACGGAGCGACGTGGGGTGGCTGGTTGGGGGTGGCGAACGTCCGTGTCCCGGTGGGGAAGGCGGTGGTCGTCCGCGTGCTTCCGGGCTCGGCCACGGCGTACGTGAC